In a single window of the Chionomys nivalis chromosome 11, mChiNiv1.1, whole genome shotgun sequence genome:
- the Slc35e2b gene encoding solute carrier family 35 member E2B: MSSAKSQAPEETVPGCEEELRGKSLLTWGPLFGHRSEKIVFTKGDGSPEESLLTVTITETTVIESDLGVWSSRALIYLTLWFFFSFCTLFLNKYILSLLEGEPSMLGAVQMLSTTLIGCVKIFVPCCLYQHKTRLSYPPNFIMTMLFVGLMRFATVVLGLVSLKNVAVSFAETVKSSAPIFTVIMSRMILGEYTGLLVNLSLIPVMGGLALCTATEISFNILGFSAALSTNIMDCLQNVFSKKLLSGDKYRFSAPELQFYTSAAAVALLIPAWAFFMDVPVIGRSGRSFSLSQDIVLLLLTDGALFHLQSVTAYALMGKISPVTFSVASTVKHALSIWLSIIVFGNKITSLSAIGTILVTVGVLLYNKARQYQQETMQNLATASSRGSEDDTELLVPQDSRQHH, from the exons ATGTCATCAGCAAAATCCCAAGCCCCGGAGGAGACAGTGCCTGGCTGCGAAGAGGAGCTGAGAGGAAAGTCACTTCTCACTTGGGGCCCCCTTTTTGGTCACCGGAGTGAGAAGATTGTCTTTACCAAAGGTGATGGAAGTCCAGAGGAGAGCCTGCTCACCGTCACCATCACGGAGACCACTGTCATTGAGTCGGACTTGGGTGTGTGGAGCTCAAGGGCTCTCATCTACCTCACGCTGTGGTTCTTCTTCAGCTTTTGTACACTGTTCCTCAACAAGTACATCCTGTCGCTGTTAGAGGGAGAGCCCAGCATGCTAG GTGCTGTGCAGATGCTGTCTACGACATTAATTGGATGCGTTAAAATATTTGTTCCTTGCTGTTTGTATCAACACAAAACCCGGCTCTCTTACCCACCCAATTTCATCATGACCATGCTCTTCGTGGGCCTCATGAG GTTTGCCACGGTGGTTTTGGGACTGGTCAGCCTGAAGAATGTGGCAGTGTCCTTCGCTGAGACTGTGAAGAGCTCAGCTCCCATTTTCACTGTGATCATGTCTCGGATGATTCTGGGGGAGTACACAG GGCTGCTGGTCAACCTGTCCCTTATCCCAGTCATGGGAGGACTGGCACTGTGCACAGCCACTGAGATAAGCTTCAACATCCTGGGATTTTCAGCTGCGTTATCCACCAACATTATGGATTG TTTGCAGAATGTTTTTTCAAAAAAGCTTCTCAGTGGGGACAAATACAGGTTCTC GGCCCCGGAGCTGCAGTTTTACACCAGTGCTGCTGCTGTGGCCTTGCTGATCCCAGCGTGGGCCTTCTTCATG GATGTCCCTGTGattggcaggagtgggaggagcttCAGCCTCAGCCAGGACAtcgtgctgctgctgctgacagaTGGCGCCTTGTTTCACCTTCAGAGTGTCACCGCATACGCCCTCATGGGAAAGATCTCCCCTGTGACTTTCAG TGTCGCCAGCACCGTGAAGCACGCCTTGTCTATCTGGCTCAGCATCATCGTTTTTGGCAATAAAATCACCAGCCTGTCTGCCATTGGCACCATCCTTGTCACAGTGGGCGTCTTGCTCTACAACAAGGCCAGGCAGTATCAGCAGGAGACCATGCAGAATCTGGCCACAGCCAGTAGCCGGGGCTCAGAGGATGACACAGAACTTCTGGTTCCCCAGGACTCAAGACAGCACCACTGA